The nucleotide sequence TGTGTTTTAGGCGTTAAGGCCTCTGTTCTAGACACTTGTACTTCGGACACGGGTTTAATCAGCGGTTCTGCTATCGGAGGCTGCGACTCTGACACTTGAGACTGCAACACAGGCACATCACCGCCCTGCATAAACCAGATTCCTGCAACAATCAGCAAAGCCACCAACAAGCCAAGGAGCAACCCAGGCAGCAAAGCAGACAACTGAGCCGAGGTTGAAGAAAGGGTTTCGGAAGACGTTGCTACCCAACCCACACCCACCAGAGAATTTGTATCGGCTTCACCCGGGGCTTGTTGTTGCCGTTCCTGTTCGGACTTTTTCAGTGCATCAAGAATATACGACATCTTATTGCTCCGGCTTGTGCTGCAGTGCAATCAGCGTTCGTGGGCCTAAAATTTTATCCGCCAGCAAACCATTCTGTTTCTGGAAATCGAACACCTGCTGCGCCAGAATCGGGTCATAGACATTGCTTTGGGTGATCGTGGTAGAACCCGCCGGCGCAATCACCTGCCAATCGTCTCCCCAGGCTGAGCCCAATTGTTCTCGCACCCAGAAAATGACATCCGATTGTTCACCCGGACGAATGATATCGCTATAACCTTCTGGTGGATGCCACAACACCAGTGCTTCGTTCAGGTAGCGGCTGTTATAAGCCGTAAATTGTTGCAGTGGCCGCCACTCAATCGATTCAGTCGCAGCACCATAGGCTTGTTGTTTCACGGCAATTGGCAAACCGGTCTGCTTCAGGCTGTCTAATGGCCAATCAACCCATAAACACTGTGGACTGCTGCTGGTCAGCTGATCACATTGTGCCACCGGGTTCGACCAACTCTGAGTTAATAAGGCCAGCGGCGTTTCCGGCTGTGGCGCAAAATATTTCGTTAACGGTGTTAATAGCGCATCGTTAATACGGGTTTGTGGTATCAACATAAGGCCCAACACCAGTAACAACACAAAACCAGCAGCCGCCGTCAGCCAAGGAAAACGAGCCGATTGTACGGTTGACGATGCTTCTTGCTTAGCTCTCGCCGGTGGTAATACTTCTTGCTGCGCCCCTTTGGCTAACGCCAGGTCAACCTGGGTTTTACCCTGGGCATAAGCCCCCAATAATGCCCGATCACACAAAGTATTGAGTATTCTGGGCACCCCGGCACTCACCTTCCATAAATAGTTGATGGCACGGGCCTGAAATAATTGTTCGGCAACCTCCGGCGCTGCGCCTGCCTGCTGTGCACGATAAC is from Bacterioplanoides sp. SCSIO 12839 and encodes:
- a CDS encoding ExeA family protein gives rise to the protein MYLEHFGLTRFPFSIAPDPDFLFPTQGHQEALAHLHYAFTGMSGLMCLTGEVGTGKTTLCRTFMNAAPESVHIAYIFNPQLSPVELLQAICDELGLSYPADASLKSLYQILNHRLLELYSQGDKVICVIDEAQVMPAPLLEQIRLLTNLETSKEKLLSLVLVGQPELNELLQRHDLRQLNQRITARFHLEHLTVAEARDYVCYRAQQAGAAPEVAEQLFQARAINYLWKVSAGVPRILNTLCDRALLGAYAQGKTQVDLALAKGAQQEVLPPARAKQEASSTVQSARFPWLTAAAGFVLLLVLGLMLIPQTRINDALLTPLTKYFAPQPETPLALLTQSWSNPVAQCDQLTSSSPQCLWVDWPLDSLKQTGLPIAVKQQAYGAATESIEWRPLQQFTAYNSRYLNEALVLWHPPEGYSDIIRPGEQSDVIFWVREQLGSAWGDDWQVIAPAGSTTITQSNVYDPILAQQVFDFQKQNGLLADKILGPRTLIALQHKPEQ